In the genome of Flexistipes sinusarabici DSM 4947, one region contains:
- a CDS encoding host attachment protein yields MSEIIIVTDAGYFEAYEVIEEIMESPRLEMIKKFANVDARTKFSEKVSDQAGRFGRDQGGGNVVKSYGEPHNLEQEIEKNVIKTIVEEINKIINKHKPKKWYLAAEKTINKRIVEQLDDNVRGSLAKNVKADLTKKGKKELLSYFK; encoded by the coding sequence ATGTCCGAAATAATTATTGTAACGGACGCAGGATACTTCGAAGCTTATGAGGTAATTGAGGAAATCATGGAATCTCCGAGACTGGAAATGATTAAAAAATTTGCAAACGTTGATGCAAGGACTAAATTCAGCGAAAAAGTTTCAGATCAAGCCGGACGTTTCGGAAGAGATCAGGGCGGAGGGAATGTGGTGAAAAGCTACGGAGAACCACATAACCTTGAACAGGAAATCGAAAAAAATGTTATCAAAACAATTGTCGAGGAAATCAACAAAATAATCAACAAACATAAACCGAAAAAATGGTACCTGGCTGCTGAAAAAACCATAAACAAACGTATTGTGGAGCAGCTGGATGACAATGTCAGAGGTTCTCTGGCAAAAAACGTAAAAGCAGATCTTACAAAAAAAGGAAAAAAGGAGCTTCTATCTTATTTTAAATAA
- a CDS encoding MFS transporter produces MKDEKKAIWGWAFYDWANSAFATTVMAGFFPLFFKKFWAVNLSFQKSTFYLGTANSLSAVIIAVLAPFLGAAGDKGSMKKKMLICFAFLGIVNTFSLFAVSEGEWLPALLFYFTAYVGFAGGNLFYDSLITDVATIKKRDVVSSLGFALGYIGGGILFLTNVLMYLKPSVFGIPDSTTAVRIAFISVACWWAVFSIPLILFVKEPKSKIHISLIGSFHSGWRQLKDTFKHIKQYKQAVLFLIAYWFYIDGVYTIIKMAVDYGASMNFPSESLIKALLLVQFVAFPAALIYGWIGVRIGVKKALLVGIIAYCFITVFGFVMQEIWQFYTIAVLVGLFQGGLQALSRSFFARLIPNDKSGEFFGFYNMLGKFAAVLGPFMMGLVALFSGSNRYSILSLIILFAAGALILTRVDSDRTT; encoded by the coding sequence ATGAAAGATGAGAAAAAGGCAATCTGGGGATGGGCTTTTTACGACTGGGCAAACAGTGCATTCGCCACTACCGTTATGGCGGGGTTTTTCCCGTTATTTTTCAAAAAGTTTTGGGCTGTTAATCTCAGTTTCCAGAAAAGTACATTCTACCTTGGTACAGCCAACTCCCTTTCTGCAGTCATAATAGCTGTACTTGCGCCTTTCTTGGGAGCCGCTGGAGATAAAGGGAGTATGAAAAAGAAGATGCTCATCTGTTTCGCATTTCTGGGAATAGTAAACACCTTCTCTCTTTTCGCTGTATCCGAAGGAGAGTGGCTGCCGGCTCTCCTTTTTTATTTCACAGCATACGTTGGATTCGCCGGAGGCAACCTGTTTTATGATTCCCTTATTACCGATGTTGCTACAATTAAAAAAAGGGATGTCGTTTCATCACTTGGTTTTGCCCTCGGTTACATTGGTGGAGGAATTTTATTTCTTACAAATGTCTTAATGTATTTAAAGCCGTCAGTTTTTGGAATTCCTGACAGTACAACCGCTGTTCGGATTGCATTTATATCCGTTGCCTGCTGGTGGGCTGTTTTTAGTATTCCTTTAATTCTTTTTGTTAAGGAACCAAAAAGTAAAATTCATATATCTCTCATCGGCTCATTTCATTCGGGGTGGAGACAGCTTAAAGATACGTTTAAACATATAAAGCAGTACAAGCAGGCAGTACTTTTCCTTATAGCATACTGGTTCTATATAGACGGCGTTTACACAATCATAAAAATGGCAGTGGATTACGGTGCAAGTATGAATTTTCCTTCTGAATCCCTCATTAAAGCTTTGCTGCTGGTGCAGTTTGTGGCATTCCCAGCAGCGCTCATTTACGGTTGGATCGGGGTCAGAATAGGTGTAAAAAAAGCCCTCCTCGTAGGAATTATTGCATACTGTTTTATCACAGTTTTCGGTTTTGTTATGCAGGAAATATGGCAATTTTATACAATAGCAGTATTAGTCGGACTTTTTCAGGGTGGACTACAGGCATTAAGCAGGAGCTTTTTTGCCCGGCTGATTCCGAATGATAAATCAGGGGAATTTTTCGGTTTCTATAATATGCTGGGAAAATTTGCCGCCGTATTGGGGCCATTTATGATGGGATTGGTTGCTCTATTCAGCGGCAGTAACCGTTACAGTATTCTTTCTTTAATCATCCTGTTCGCAGCAGGAGCACTTATTCTTACCCGAGTCGACAGCGACCGGACTACTTAA
- a CDS encoding GNAT family N-acetyltransferase, with amino-acid sequence MSEIEIANGYIPGSIGRVVEMHGSYYYQNWDFGVFFESKIARELAEFIDRYDENRDGFWSAILNNRIEGSITIDGIDAESNGAHLRWFIMSDVLRGKGTGGKLMEKAVTFCQQKRYPKIYLWTFRGLNAARHLYEKFGFTLISEHEDEGWGTKVYAQKFELLL; translated from the coding sequence ATGTCTGAAATAGAAATAGCAAACGGCTATATCCCTGGATCTATAGGCAGAGTTGTAGAGATGCACGGAAGTTACTATTACCAAAACTGGGATTTCGGCGTTTTCTTCGAGTCAAAAATAGCCCGTGAGCTTGCCGAGTTTATAGACCGCTATGATGAAAACAGAGACGGATTCTGGAGTGCTATCTTAAACAACCGCATCGAAGGTTCAATAACAATAGATGGAATTGACGCTGAAAGCAATGGGGCACATCTCCGTTGGTTTATTATGTCAGATGTTCTGAGAGGTAAAGGAACAGGCGGCAAGCTAATGGAAAAAGCTGTTACATTCTGCCAACAAAAACGTTATCCCAAAATTTATTTATGGACGTTCAGAGGCTTAAATGCTGCCCGGCATCTTTATGAAAAATTCGGTTTCACCCTTATTAGTGAACATGAAGATGAAGGATGGGGTACTAAAGTTTATGCCCAGAAATTTGAGCTGCTGCTCTGA